CCCCGTACTTGATACGGGGAGGGGCCTGATTTGTCAAGCGGCAGTGCCCTGATTTGAAAACTGTCCGGAGTATTAATTTTTCACTTTGCATTTTTCACTTTTCACTTTGCATTTTTGACATACAGCCCCAATCGTCCTTTCTGCCCATGCTGACCCTCATCCTCATCCTCCTTCTCAGTTATCTGGCCGGCTCGATTCCGGGCAGTCTGTGGGTGGGGCGTTGGGTGTATGGCGTCGATCTTCGGGCGCACGGGAGTGGGAATCCCGGGGCGACGAATGCGTTTCGGGTGCTGGGCTGGAAGGCCGGCCTGTTGGCGACCCTGCTGGACATGGGGAAAGGCGTGTTGGCCGCCGGCCTGATCGCCTCGCTTCGGCTGGATGTGCTGCCGGAACTCCTGGCCGATCGGCCACTGATGGTGCGGTCGGTCGCCGGTTTCGCCGCGGTGATCGGTCACATGTATCCCGCGCTGGCCGGTTTTCGGGGCGGAAAAGGCGTAAATACGGCGGCCGGCGTGTTGCTGGCCATCACGCCATGGAATTTTGTCATCGCCGTGGCCACGTTTTCGCTTGTACTGTGGCGCACAAAATACGTCTCGCTTTCCTCCATGCTTGCAGCGGCCTCGTATCCGATGTCGTTGCTAGTGATGCGGTACGGACTGGGGTGGACCCACATCGGCACCCCGTTGATTGTTTTTGGCGGACTGCTGGCTCTGGGCATCGTTTTAGCGCATACATCCAATATAAAACGGCTGATGCGCGGCGCGGAGCATAAGATCCGGTGGGTGAGTTCGCCGACGGTGCCAGGCCACATCGAGCGTGGGGCGTAGCCGGCCGATCGTACATAACGGATAGTAGGCGTATGACCTCAACCGACTTTGCGGGTTCTCGTCGCACCGTTGCCGTTATTGGCGCCGGTAGCTGGGGGACGGCCTTGGCGATCAGCCTGGCCTCGGCGGGGCATGAGGTCCGCCTGTGGGCGCGCCGGCCGGAGCTGGCCGAGGAGATCGAGCGGACGCGGCGCAATCGCTTTTATCTCCGCGATGCGCGCCTGCCGGATGGGATCCGGGCGACGTCGCGGGATGCCGAGGCGGTGGATGGGGCGGACGTCTGGGTGATGGCCGTGCCTTCCCAATCCCAGCGCGCGGTGGCGGAGGCGTTCGCGGTGCAGTCGGCCGGCGTGAAACTGGTCGTTTCGGTGGCGAAGGGGATTGAAAACGAGACGCTTAGTTTGTCCACCCGGGTGCTGGAGGAGGCGCTGCCGGCCGTGGACCCGACGCGAATCGGCGTGTTGTACGGCCCGAGCCACGCGGAGGAAGTCGCCCAGGGCTTGCCGGCGGCCGTCGTGGCGGCCGCGGCGTCGAGAGACACCGCAAAAGCCATCCAACAGTTGTTCATGACGCGCAGCCTGCGGGTATACGCTAATACCGATGTAATCGGGGTGCAGATCGCCGGCTCGGCGAAAAACGTCATGGCCATCGCGGCGGGCATCAGCGACGGCGTCGGGTACGGCGATAATGCCAAGGCGGCGCTGGTCACCCGCGGGATCGCCGAGATGCGGCGGCTCGGGCGGGCGATGGGCGCTTCGATGAGCACGTTTTCAGGCCTCGCCGGCATCGGGGACCTGGTGGTGACGTGTATGAGCGGCCTGAGCCGCAACCGCTACGTCGGCCAGCAGATCGGCGAAGGGCGGGTGCTCCAGGAGGTGGAAGACGACATGCAGATGGTCGCCGAAGGCGTGCGTACGACCGCCTCCGTCGTCGCGCTGGCACGGAAGTATAACATCGAAATGCCCATCTGCGAATCGGTATATGCGATCCTATTTGAGGGCCAGAAGCCCCAGGAGGCCGTCAACGCGCTCATGAGTCGGGCGGCGAAAGAAGAGGATTGGCTCGACGAGATCGACGAAGAGTCGGACTAACCACGGTATTCCATGAATCTCGACGAACTGGGTCGACTCGTAGCGCTCGGGGAGAGCGCCACGCTGGAGTTTAAAACGCGTGTGCCGCGTCCAGAGCGCATCGCCAAGGAAGTGATTGCCCTCGCCAATTCGCTGGGGGGGCGCCTGCTGCTGGGCGTGGATGACGACGGCTCGCTGCGCGGCGTGCGCGATACGGAGGAGGAGGAGTACGCGCTGCGGGAGGCGCTCGATGCCTACTGCGAGCCGGCAATTGCCTATAGCGTCGAGCGCATCTCGATCAACAAAAAGCGCCACGTCCTCCTCGTCACGATCCCCCTGAGTGCGTCGCGACCCCATTACCTGATCGACCCGGCCGACAAGAGCCTACGCGCCGCCTATGTGCGGGTCGAGGACATGAGCGTGGAGGCCAGCAAGGAACGCATCCGGCTGATGAAGGCCCGCGATAACGGCGACAACGTGATGTTTGAGTTCGGAGACAAAGAGAAAGTCCTGATGCGTTACCTTGAAAACTACGGCCGCATCACCGTCTCCCAGTTCGCCAACCTGGTCAATATCCCCAAAAAACGCGCTTCGCAAACGCTTGTCCTCATGGCCCGGGCTAACGTCCTCCGCCTCCATACCGACCCCGATACCGATTACTTTACGATCGCGTACGATTTGAAGCGATAACGCCCGTTCAAACTGAAAACATCACACCGGTTCGGCCTTCGAGATCGTCATTTTAGTTACGTGACCGGGCTGAATGTCGAGAAAATGTATTGAGACAAGAGGGTCCCTTCCTCGTCGAGGAGGGGAAATCCCGACCTTGGTCGGGATGGGGTGGTCGTCAGCCCCGGCGCGGCCCCTCGACAGCTCCCCGTCGAGCGATTTAGAGTGAAGCGGTCTTTCGTATTTATCCGTACTCTTCGTTGCACATCATTCACACATATGCGTATCTTCCTCAGGATCCAACGGGAGGTCCGGGGGTTTCTGAGCCCCCTTTCGCCCGGGTGAGGAAGAGAGGGAGTCGTCTGGTCAGTTGTAGAGATCGAACATGCCTGTTGTAGATGTCATCCCCCTGCACGAAACAGCGCGGGACCGGTACCTGAACTATGCGCTCTCGGTGATCACGAGCCGGGCATTGCCCGACATCCGGGACGGCCTGAAGCCGGTGCATCGGCGCATTTTATACGCCATGTACGCCAACCTCCGGCTGTATCCCGACGCACGGTTCCGAAAAAGCGCGACGGTCGTTGGCGAGGTGATGGGTAAATATCACCCTCACGGCGATAGCGCTATTTATGAGGCGATGGTGCGCATGGCGCAGCCTTTTTCGCTGCGTTATCCGCTGGTGGATGGGCACGGCAACTTCGGCTCGCTGGACGGCGACAGTCCGGCCGCGATGCGTTATACCGAGGCGAAACTGCAGCCGCTGGCGATCGAAGTGTTGGAGGAGATCCGGAAGCAGACGGTCGACTTCCGTCCAAACTATGACGGCACGTTGTCGGAGCCGGTCGTGTTGCCGGCGCGCCTGCCGAACCTGCTTGTCAATGGGTCGAGCGGCATCGCCGTCGGTATGGCGACGAACATCCCGCCGCACAATCTTACCGAGGTGATTGATGCCCTCGTCTATATGATCGGTTCCCCCAACGCCAAAGTGGATACGATCGTCGCGAAGTTCATCCAGGCGCCGGACTTTCC
The window above is part of the Rhodothermales bacterium genome. Proteins encoded here:
- the plsY gene encoding glycerol-3-phosphate 1-O-acyltransferase PlsY, giving the protein MLTLILILLLSYLAGSIPGSLWVGRWVYGVDLRAHGSGNPGATNAFRVLGWKAGLLATLLDMGKGVLAAGLIASLRLDVLPELLADRPLMVRSVAGFAAVIGHMYPALAGFRGGKGVNTAAGVLLAITPWNFVIAVATFSLVLWRTKYVSLSSMLAAASYPMSLLVMRYGLGWTHIGTPLIVFGGLLALGIVLAHTSNIKRLMRGAEHKIRWVSSPTVPGHIERGA
- a CDS encoding NAD(P)H-dependent glycerol-3-phosphate dehydrogenase, with the protein product MTSTDFAGSRRTVAVIGAGSWGTALAISLASAGHEVRLWARRPELAEEIERTRRNRFYLRDARLPDGIRATSRDAEAVDGADVWVMAVPSQSQRAVAEAFAVQSAGVKLVVSVAKGIENETLSLSTRVLEEALPAVDPTRIGVLYGPSHAEEVAQGLPAAVVAAAASRDTAKAIQQLFMTRSLRVYANTDVIGVQIAGSAKNVMAIAAGISDGVGYGDNAKAALVTRGIAEMRRLGRAMGASMSTFSGLAGIGDLVVTCMSGLSRNRYVGQQIGEGRVLQEVEDDMQMVAEGVRTTASVVALARKYNIEMPICESVYAILFEGQKPQEAVNALMSRAAKEEDWLDEIDEESD
- a CDS encoding ATP-binding protein, with amino-acid sequence MNLDELGRLVALGESATLEFKTRVPRPERIAKEVIALANSLGGRLLLGVDDDGSLRGVRDTEEEEYALREALDAYCEPAIAYSVERISINKKRHVLLVTIPLSASRPHYLIDPADKSLRAAYVRVEDMSVEASKERIRLMKARDNGDNVMFEFGDKEKVLMRYLENYGRITVSQFANLVNIPKKRASQTLVLMARANVLRLHTDPDTDYFTIAYDLKR